The Flavobacterium commune genome contains a region encoding:
- a CDS encoding T9SS type B sorting domain-containing protein, whose protein sequence is MINKTLHIVIVLFFFYNHNYSATTSTVIDPPSITAESYDVYCPQTYQKIAKNVIINHDPSETSTNAVDIQISSGYRIGQDLLQLNNDYKLNNPSISSTFIASEGKLKIFNSSGNLIPYSDLKFAIEAVEFYNSSPNPSGTRSFSISIGNGQVSYLPSNGHYYEYVSSYGISWTAARDAAALKKHYGLLQGYLATLTSAEEAQLAGAQAPGTGWIGGSDVETENVWKWMTGPEAGTVFWNGRSNGTTTAPYFYANWNNNEPNNNIQPFKPTGEHYAHITAPGIGRAGAWNDLSNDGDPPGNYHPTGYIVEYGGMPGDPIVDLSASTTLSMSKITSTTPATRCGNGTVILQATAENGTVYWYDSQTATTPIANGNSFTTPTLSSTTSFYVDAGCINERKTVIATVNPLPIVNDISILQCDSDTSPDGKTLFNLTVKNDAISTNYNNETITYYTTLNGANNGVAADLISNPIAFENTTSTNMDIWARVANKLTGCFSVAKISLIVSATNIPANFKIIVPPVCDDLLDSNGNNNTNNNDRDGISSFDLSATKATIQGLLPTTEIYNINYYRNEADALAEMNKITDITNYRNIGYPNTQDIWVRVDSQIENACFGLGPYISLKVEALPSAHPVIISRQCDDNDDGIFTFNTVTLESDLIKGQTNVAVTYFDSNNYPLKDVNGVLISSPFPSNFTTTSQIIKAVVTNNTPAQCYDESTIEFIVDKTPQAFSINPALTTSCDDEINPLEQDGKYAFDTTGFDTTILGGQTGMTLKFYDENGALLPSPLPNLFVTGTQKITATVENPNNLNCTASTIIEFNVHPLPNIDINLDGSANQLVCSNLTTFYVTLDAGITDNTPTSDYNYIWKKDGIDLGINSPTIDVNEIGNYSIEAINSLGCSRTRTINVNASNIATIASIEIVELSDENSITVNVTGPGDYEFSLDEASNFWQNSNQFNNVPAGIHEVYINDKNGCGVVSKSVIVVGIPKYFTPNNDSYNDYWGIKGMTKYPNAYVQIFDRYGKLIKFLNNANPNWDGTFNGALLPANDYWYVIKLEEGKPEIRGHFSLKR, encoded by the coding sequence ATGATAAACAAAACTTTACATATTGTAATTGTATTATTTTTTTTTTACAATCATAATTATTCCGCTACTACCTCAACTGTAATTGACCCTCCATCAATAACAGCTGAAAGCTACGATGTATACTGCCCTCAAACGTATCAAAAAATTGCAAAAAATGTAATTATCAATCACGACCCATCTGAAACGAGTACTAATGCAGTTGACATTCAAATTTCGTCTGGTTATAGAATTGGACAAGATCTATTACAATTAAACAATGATTACAAATTAAACAATCCTTCTATTTCAAGCACATTTATTGCTTCTGAAGGAAAACTAAAAATTTTTAATTCTTCTGGCAATTTAATACCCTATTCAGATTTAAAATTTGCCATAGAAGCAGTTGAATTTTATAATTCCTCTCCTAACCCTTCTGGAACAAGAAGTTTTTCTATAAGTATTGGTAATGGACAGGTAAGCTATTTACCCAGTAATGGACATTATTATGAATATGTAAGCAGCTATGGAATTTCTTGGACTGCTGCCAGAGATGCAGCAGCCCTAAAAAAACACTACGGACTACTACAGGGATATTTAGCTACACTAACCTCTGCTGAGGAGGCCCAATTAGCCGGAGCTCAAGCCCCTGGAACTGGATGGATAGGAGGTAGCGATGTTGAAACAGAAAATGTCTGGAAATGGATGACAGGACCAGAAGCCGGAACTGTTTTTTGGAACGGAAGAAGTAATGGCACGACAACAGCACCCTATTTTTATGCAAATTGGAACAACAATGAACCAAACAACAATATACAGCCATTTAAACCAACTGGAGAACATTATGCACACATTACGGCTCCCGGAATAGGAAGGGCTGGCGCATGGAATGACCTATCTAACGATGGAGATCCGCCAGGTAATTATCATCCAACGGGCTACATTGTAGAATACGGAGGAATGCCTGGCGACCCTATTGTAGATCTTTCAGCTAGTACAACGCTAAGCATGTCAAAAATTACAAGTACGACACCAGCTACAAGATGTGGAAATGGAACGGTAATACTACAAGCAACTGCCGAAAATGGAACAGTGTACTGGTACGATTCACAAACTGCAACAACACCAATTGCAAACGGAAACAGTTTCACTACACCTACTTTATCCTCAACCACTAGCTTTTATGTAGATGCTGGGTGCATTAACGAAAGAAAAACTGTAATAGCAACAGTTAATCCATTACCAATTGTAAATGACATTAGTATTTTACAATGTGATAGTGATACATCACCTGACGGAAAAACCCTTTTTAATTTAACCGTGAAAAACGATGCTATATCTACTAATTACAACAACGAGACTATTACTTACTATACCACTTTAAATGGAGCCAATAACGGAGTTGCAGCTGATTTAATTTCTAATCCGATAGCTTTCGAAAATACTACTTCTACCAACATGGATATTTGGGCTAGGGTAGCTAATAAACTTACAGGATGTTTTAGTGTTGCCAAAATCAGCTTAATAGTTTCTGCGACCAACATCCCTGCAAATTTTAAAATTATAGTCCCTCCAGTTTGTGATGATTTATTAGATAGTAATGGCAATAATAACACTAACAATAACGACAGAGACGGTATTAGTTCCTTTGATCTTTCGGCAACAAAAGCAACTATTCAAGGACTATTACCAACCACTGAAATTTACAACATCAACTATTACAGAAATGAAGCAGATGCTTTAGCTGAAATGAATAAAATTACAGACATTACTAACTACCGAAACATTGGCTATCCAAATACCCAAGATATTTGGGTGCGGGTAGATAGTCAAATCGAAAATGCCTGTTTTGGACTTGGCCCATACATCAGTTTAAAAGTTGAGGCCTTACCTTCTGCTCATCCAGTAATAATTAGCCGCCAATGTGATGACAATGATGATGGCATCTTTACTTTTAATACCGTTACTTTAGAGTCTGACCTAATAAAAGGACAAACCAATGTAGCCGTAACCTATTTTGATTCAAACAACTATCCTCTAAAAGATGTTAACGGAGTACTTATTTCAAGTCCCTTTCCTTCAAATTTCACAACAACATCACAAATAATAAAAGCAGTAGTAACCAATAACACTCCGGCACAATGTTATGACGAATCTACTATTGAATTTATTGTAGACAAAACGCCGCAAGCTTTCTCTATAAATCCAGCATTAACAACTAGCTGTGATGATGAAATCAATCCGTTAGAACAAGACGGAAAATATGCATTTGACACCACTGGTTTTGACACCACAATTTTAGGTGGACAAACAGGAATGACTCTAAAATTTTATGATGAAAATGGTGCTTTGCTACCTAGTCCACTACCTAATCTATTTGTAACTGGAACACAAAAGATTACCGCAACGGTTGAAAACCCTAACAATCTAAATTGTACTGCTTCAACGATAATTGAATTTAATGTACACCCTCTTCCTAATATTGATATTAACCTTGACGGAAGTGCTAACCAATTAGTTTGTTCTAACCTAACTACTTTTTATGTGACTTTGGATGCAGGCATTACCGATAACACTCCAACTTCGGATTATAATTATATATGGAAAAAAGATGGAATCGATTTAGGTATCAACTCACCTACAATAGACGTAAATGAAATTGGAAATTACTCTATCGAAGCTATCAATAGTTTAGGCTGCAGCAGAACAAGAACAATTAACGTAAATGCTTCCAATATAGCTACTATTGCATCAATAGAAATCGTTGAATTGTCCGATGAAAATTCCATTACCGTTAATGTAACTGGACCTGGAGACTATGAATTCAGTTTAGATGAGGCATCTAATTTTTGGCAGAATTCTAACCAATTTAATAATGTCCCAGCAGGAATTCACGAAGTTTATATTAATGACAAAAACGGCTGTGGTGTAGTTTCTAAAAGTGTAATTGTAGTTGGTATTCCAAAATATTTCACCCCAAACAATGATTCCTATAATGACTATTGGGGAATCAAAGGAATGACAAAATACCCTAATGCGTATGTACAAATCTTTGATCGTTACGGAAAACTTATTAAATTCCTGAACAATGCTA
- a CDS encoding RNA methyltransferase — protein MRKLENSELERKSIEDFKKSEKTPLILVLDDVRSLHNIGSVFRTADAFLIEKIYLCGITATPPNKEIHKTALGATETVTWEHNENVLDTINTLKQQGVITLAIEQVESAIFLQNFEVKEGQKYALIFGNEVHGVAQEAVALCDGCIEIPQLGTKHSLNISVSAGIVVWDLFKKINWTK, from the coding sequence ATGAGAAAACTAGAAAATAGCGAGCTGGAGAGAAAATCCATTGAAGACTTTAAAAAATCAGAAAAAACACCTCTTATTTTAGTTTTAGACGATGTACGTAGTTTACACAACATTGGTTCGGTTTTTAGAACTGCCGATGCTTTTTTGATTGAAAAAATATATTTATGTGGCATCACCGCGACACCTCCCAATAAAGAAATCCACAAAACAGCTCTGGGAGCAACCGAAACCGTAACTTGGGAACACAACGAAAACGTACTCGACACCATCAACACCTTAAAACAACAAGGTGTAATCACACTGGCTATCGAACAGGTTGAAAGTGCTATTTTTCTACAAAATTTTGAAGTAAAAGAAGGACAGAAATACGCTTTGATTTTTGGAAACGAAGTGCATGGTGTTGCCCAGGAAGCCGTAGCCTTATGTGATGGTTGTATCGAAATTCCTCAGTTAGGAACCAAACATTCATTGAACATTTCCGTAAGTGCAGGAATCGTTGTTTGGGATTTATTTAAAAAAATAAATTGGACTAAATAA
- a CDS encoding DUF1573 domain-containing protein produces MKKIILLAALVVFGITNSKAQTTTKKIKATATKIVKVNGAGMVFEKETIDYGTIPHNADGKREFVFTNNGNKPLIITNAVGSCGCTVPTYPKEPIAPGAKAVINVKYATDRVGAFTKTVTITSNAEGQPSKTLTIKGTVLPDDAKKS; encoded by the coding sequence ATGAAAAAGATAATTTTACTTGCTGCACTAGTTGTTTTTGGAATTACTAACTCGAAAGCACAAACAACAACTAAAAAAATCAAAGCTACCGCTACCAAAATAGTAAAAGTAAACGGAGCAGGAATGGTTTTTGAAAAAGAGACTATTGATTACGGAACAATTCCTCACAATGCCGATGGAAAACGTGAATTTGTTTTTACAAATAACGGAAACAAACCTTTAATCATTACAAATGCTGTAGGTTCATGCGGATGTACTGTACCAACTTACCCAAAAGAGCCAATTGCTCCGGGTGCAAAAGCAGTTATCAATGTAAAATATGCAACTGACAGAGTAGGTGCTTTTACAAAAACGGTTACCATCACTTCAAATGCAGAAGGACAGCCGTCAAAAACCCTAACTATCAAAGGAACAGTACTTCCTGATGATGCTAAAAAAAGCTAA
- the mutS gene encoding DNA mismatch repair protein MutS, giving the protein MASKEKTLKETPLMKQYNEIKRKYPDACLLFRVGDFYETFGEDAIRSAKILGITLTKRGAGSETETALAGFPHHSINTYLPKLVKAGLRVAICDQLEDPKMTKTIVKRGVTELVTPGVSMNDEVLHSKTNNFLASVYFSNKSIGISFLDVSTGEFLTAQGNAEYIDKLLQNFSPSEVLIQKNHKNDFKTNFGEDYHCFYLEDWVYKEDYAFETLTKHFQTISLKGFGVEELKEGIIASGAVLYYLSETQHNKVQHITAIQRIAEDAYVWMDRFTIRNLELYHSYNPNAVTLLDVIDKTLSPMGGRLLKRWLALPLKDANKVQSRHQVVAYLKENQEVLQKMQYQIKQISDLERLISKIAAGKVSPREVVYLKESLDAIIPIKTLSLESPQEAVKVIGDNLHSCDLLREKIKTTLNQDAPVAIAKGNAIAKGVNEELDELRAISTSGKEFLEGIEARESERTGISSLKISFNNVFGYYIEVRNTHKDKVPTEWIRKQTLVNAERYITEELKEYEAKILGAEEKIHKIESELFEQLVAWIATYIKPVQLNANLVAQLDCLCSFTQLAIENNYVCPELDETFELDIKNGRHPVIEKQLPVGVPYIANDVFLDREAQQLIMITGPNMSGKSAILRQTALIVLLAQMGSFVPADSVKMGLVDKIFTRVGASDNISMGESTFMVEMNETASILNNISDRSLVLLDEIGRGTSTYDGISIAWAIAEYLHEHPSKPKTLFATHYHELNEMSESLTRIQNYNVSVKELKDNVLFIRKLVKGGSAHSFGIHVAKMAGMPQIVILKAQKILKKLEKDHSSDALNGIKSDKEEMQMSFFNLDDPLLEEIKEEILNIDINSVTPVEALMKLNEIKRMLTRK; this is encoded by the coding sequence TTGGCATCTAAAGAGAAAACGCTTAAGGAAACCCCATTGATGAAGCAGTACAATGAGATAAAAAGAAAATATCCGGATGCTTGTTTACTGTTTAGAGTTGGCGATTTTTATGAGACATTTGGTGAAGATGCCATTCGCTCTGCAAAAATATTAGGAATTACATTAACAAAAAGAGGCGCGGGTTCAGAGACCGAAACGGCTTTGGCAGGATTTCCACATCATTCTATTAATACCTATTTACCTAAATTAGTCAAGGCTGGGCTACGTGTTGCTATTTGCGATCAGCTGGAAGATCCTAAAATGACTAAAACCATTGTAAAGCGTGGTGTGACCGAACTTGTTACTCCCGGAGTTTCTATGAATGATGAGGTTTTGCATTCTAAAACGAATAATTTTTTGGCATCGGTTTATTTTTCAAATAAATCAATAGGGATTTCTTTTTTGGATGTTTCTACCGGAGAATTTCTTACTGCGCAGGGAAATGCAGAATATATCGATAAATTATTGCAGAATTTCAGTCCGTCAGAGGTTTTAATTCAAAAGAATCATAAGAATGATTTTAAGACAAATTTTGGAGAAGATTATCATTGTTTTTATCTGGAAGATTGGGTTTATAAAGAAGATTATGCTTTTGAAACATTGACCAAGCATTTCCAGACGATTTCTTTAAAAGGTTTTGGAGTCGAAGAATTAAAAGAAGGGATTATAGCTTCGGGGGCGGTTTTGTATTATTTGTCAGAAACACAACATAACAAAGTACAACACATCACGGCTATTCAGCGTATTGCCGAAGATGCTTATGTGTGGATGGATCGGTTTACGATACGAAATCTCGAATTGTACCACAGTTACAATCCTAATGCGGTTACGCTTTTGGATGTAATTGATAAAACGCTTTCGCCAATGGGAGGGCGTTTGTTGAAACGTTGGTTGGCATTGCCGTTAAAAGACGCGAATAAAGTACAAAGCCGTCATCAGGTGGTGGCTTATTTGAAAGAAAACCAGGAAGTATTGCAAAAAATGCAATACCAAATCAAACAAATTTCGGATTTAGAGCGATTGATATCTAAAATTGCTGCGGGAAAAGTGTCGCCTCGTGAAGTGGTTTACTTGAAAGAATCATTAGACGCTATTATTCCAATAAAAACGCTGTCGTTAGAAAGTCCGCAAGAAGCGGTGAAAGTTATTGGTGATAATTTGCATAGTTGCGATTTATTGCGCGAAAAAATAAAAACTACATTGAATCAGGATGCGCCGGTGGCTATAGCCAAAGGAAATGCGATTGCTAAAGGAGTTAATGAAGAGTTGGACGAATTGCGAGCGATTTCTACTTCGGGAAAAGAATTTTTAGAAGGGATTGAGGCGAGAGAGTCTGAACGCACGGGGATTTCGTCTTTAAAAATTTCGTTTAATAATGTTTTTGGTTATTATATAGAAGTTAGAAATACGCACAAAGATAAAGTTCCGACGGAGTGGATAAGAAAACAAACGCTGGTTAATGCCGAGCGTTACATTACCGAAGAGTTAAAAGAATACGAAGCGAAGATTTTAGGTGCTGAAGAAAAAATTCACAAAATTGAATCGGAATTATTCGAGCAATTAGTAGCTTGGATTGCTACTTATATCAAACCTGTTCAGTTAAATGCTAATTTGGTGGCGCAACTGGATTGTTTGTGTTCTTTTACCCAATTGGCTATTGAGAACAATTATGTTTGTCCTGAACTGGATGAAACTTTCGAACTGGATATAAAAAACGGAAGACATCCTGTTATCGAAAAACAATTGCCGGTAGGTGTTCCTTATATTGCAAATGATGTTTTCCTGGATAGAGAAGCCCAGCAATTGATTATGATTACAGGTCCCAATATGTCGGGTAAGTCGGCTATTTTGCGTCAAACAGCTTTAATTGTGCTCTTGGCTCAAATGGGAAGTTTTGTTCCTGCTGATAGTGTTAAAATGGGTCTTGTTGATAAAATATTTACCAGAGTAGGAGCGAGCGATAATATTTCGATGGGAGAATCCACTTTTATGGTCGAAATGAATGAAACGGCTTCGATTTTGAATAATATCTCCGATAGAAGTTTGGTTTTGTTGGACGAAATTGGAAGAGGAACGAGTACTTATGACGGAATTTCGATTGCCTGGGCTATTGCAGAATATTTGCATGAGCATCCATCAAAGCCCAAAACATTATTTGCTACGCATTATCACGAGTTGAATGAAATGAGTGAATCTCTGACTCGAATTCAGAATTATAATGTGTCTGTAAAAGAGTTAAAAGATAATGTGCTTTTTATTCGAAAATTAGTCAAAGGCGGAAGTGCACATAGTTTTGGAATTCATGTAGCAAAAATGGCGGGAATGCCACAAATTGTGATTTTAAAAGCGCAAAAGATTTTGAAGAAATTAGAGAAAGATCATTCTAGTGATGCGTTAAACGGAATTAAATCGGATAAGGAAGAAATGCAAATGAGTTTCTTTAATCTTGATGATCCTTTGTTGGAGGAAATCAAAGAAGAGATTTTAAATATTGATATCAATTCGGTTACTCCTGTTGAAGCTTTGATGAAGTTGAATGAAATTAAACGGATGTTAACCCGAAAATAA
- a CDS encoding tyrosine-type recombinase/integrase, giving the protein MREIEFYIQSEPTNEPVKIKIKVGMRDFSEVKLYIPKVDGKPTVLPNHRWYVYYYFRNPDTGKMEKIKDYCKINTYKTVAERKEVGQVWVDSYTVLLNQGLNPFVKNSLAPKKEVNEFENATYSVKKALQYAYDNKLGSWKKSTADDYRIRLGVFMEWIEKNKLVNKDISELKEVHIVTFMNWLIKPEPKGRGVGGTSQDNYKRCLSGLFGKLVKDKIIPKNIIAEIDTKKDDPIKNTPFTGYEVKAIRDYLLENDKQLYHFIQFVIYTFLRPREIIRLKVSDINLREKYLKVETKSERKKIKKLVGPVLDWLEEININNLPSDAHLFTNLGSYFVWTATEKSKVDHFGNRFAKVKEKLKFNGDYGIYSFRHTAAMDLFHAFMKQGMTEHESILKLMPITGHASETALRNYLRDIGGMLPKDYGEDYTLEF; this is encoded by the coding sequence ATGAGAGAAATTGAATTTTACATACAAAGCGAGCCTACAAACGAGCCTGTTAAAATTAAAATCAAGGTAGGTATGCGGGACTTCTCTGAAGTAAAATTATACATCCCAAAAGTGGACGGAAAACCAACGGTTTTACCCAATCACCGTTGGTATGTGTACTATTATTTCAGGAATCCGGATACTGGTAAAATGGAAAAAATTAAGGATTATTGCAAAATAAATACTTATAAAACTGTTGCCGAACGCAAAGAAGTTGGTCAGGTTTGGGTAGATAGTTATACGGTACTTTTGAATCAGGGTTTAAATCCTTTTGTTAAAAATTCACTGGCTCCAAAAAAAGAAGTTAACGAGTTTGAGAACGCAACATATTCGGTCAAAAAAGCATTGCAGTATGCTTATGACAATAAGCTTGGTTCTTGGAAAAAATCAACGGCTGACGATTACAGAATACGCTTAGGTGTGTTTATGGAATGGATTGAAAAGAACAAGCTGGTAAACAAAGATATAAGCGAACTAAAAGAAGTTCATATAGTTACGTTTATGAACTGGCTGATTAAACCTGAGCCAAAAGGCAGGGGAGTAGGTGGAACTTCGCAAGACAATTATAAAAGGTGTTTGTCCGGACTTTTTGGTAAATTGGTTAAAGATAAAATCATACCTAAAAATATCATTGCTGAAATAGATACCAAAAAAGACGACCCGATTAAAAATACACCTTTTACCGGATATGAAGTAAAAGCAATTAGGGATTATTTACTTGAAAACGACAAGCAATTGTACCACTTTATACAGTTTGTGATCTATACTTTTTTACGTCCAAGGGAAATTATTCGATTGAAAGTGTCCGACATTAATTTGCGTGAAAAATATTTAAAAGTTGAGACAAAATCGGAAAGAAAGAAGATAAAAAAATTAGTCGGACCGGTGTTAGACTGGCTGGAAGAAATTAATATAAACAACTTACCGAGCGATGCACATTTATTTACCAACTTAGGTTCTTATTTTGTGTGGACGGCCACCGAAAAATCTAAAGTTGACCATTTTGGAAACCGTTTTGCCAAGGTAAAAGAGAAGCTTAAATTTAACGGTGATTATGGTATTTACAGTTTCAGGCATACGGCAGCAATGGACTTGTTTCACGCCTTTATGAAACAAGGAATGACGGAACATGAAAGTATTTTAAAACTGATGCCGATTACCGGACACGCCAGCGAAACAGCATTAAGAAATTATCTTAGAGATATTGGCGGGATGCTGCCAAAAGACTACGGAGAGGATTATACGTTAGAATTTTAG